GCCCCTGACGGACCGGGCGCCCAAGGTCATGATCCCGGTGGCTGGAAAGCCCCTCGTAGAGCACATAGTCGAGAAGCTAGAGAGGCTGGGCCTAGACATAGTGATGG
The nucleotide sequence above comes from Candidatus Nezhaarchaeota archaeon. Encoded proteins:
- a CDS encoding sugar phosphate nucleotidyltransferase, producing the protein MQAVVLCGGRGVRLRPLTDRAPKVMIPVAGKPLVEHIVEKLERLGLDIVM